One segment of Gopherus flavomarginatus isolate rGopFla2 chromosome 8, rGopFla2.mat.asm, whole genome shotgun sequence DNA contains the following:
- the LOC127056745 gene encoding uncharacterized protein LOC127056745 isoform X2: protein MRLMQERGALMWSSGEPTTCRQSASARGDSSRFGVFALQCWAKLRAQFQGGGFPHLKALHPLLVIPDLPNDAIPPHSACFPSPKATVHHVQQLSECQK, encoded by the exons ATGCGCCTGATGCAGGAGAGGGGAGCTCTG ATGTGGTCTTCAGGGGAACCCACTACATGCCGGCAGAGTGCCTCTGCCAG AGGGGACAGCTCTCgttttggtgtctttgcactGCAGTGCTGGGCCAAGCTCCGCGCACAGTTCCAGGGAGGTGGCTTTCCGCATCTGAAAGCTCTGCatccactgcttgtcatcccagacctgcctaacgatgcaatcccaccacacagtgcttgtttcccgagcccaaaagcgacAGTCCACCATGtgcagcagctcagtgaatgCCAGAAGTAA
- the LOC127056745 gene encoding rho-related GTP-binding protein RhoG-like isoform X1, whose product MQTIKCVVVGDGAVGKTCLLISYTTNAFPEEYIPTVFDNYSAQMTVDGRTVSLNLWDTAGQEEYDRLRTLSYPQTNVFVICFSIGSPSSYANIRHKWHPEVSHHCPNVPVLLVGTKRDLRSDVETVKKLKEQSLAPTTPQQGTSLAKQIGAVKYLECSALNQEGVREVFAEAVRAVLYPVTKKNTKKCVLL is encoded by the coding sequence ATGCAGACAATAAAGTGCGTAGTTGTTGGAGACGGTGCAGTGGGAAAGACCTGTCTTCTCATCAGCTACACCACCAATGCCTTTCCAGAGGAGTACATACCCACTGTGTTTGACAACTATAGTGCCCAGATGACTGTGGATGGCCGGACAGTTAGTCTAAATCTCTGGGACACTGCAGGCCAGGAGGAATATGACCGTCTGCGTACCCTTTCATACCCTCAAACCAATGTATTTgtcatctgtttttccattggaaGTCCCTCCTCTTATGCAAATATTCGGCACAAATGGCACCCTGAAGTCTCTCACCATTGTCCTAATGTTCCAGTCCTTTTAGTTGGCACCAAAAGGGACTTACGAAGTGATGTGGAAACAGTTAAAAAGCTGAAGGAGCAAAGCTTGGCTCCCACTACCCCACAACAGGGAACTTCACTGGCCAAACAGATTGGAGCAGTAAAATATTTGGAATGCTCAGCTCTGAACCAGGAGGGGGTTCGAGAGGTGTTTGCTGAAGCTGTGCGTGCAGTTTTATACCCAGTgacaaagaaaaacacaaaaaagtgTGTCCTGTTGTAG